Genomic segment of Actinomycetota bacterium:
TGAGGATGGCGTGCGAGGAGCTTGGCCCCACCTTCATCAAACTGGGACAACTCGCATCTGTCAGGCCCGACATCTTCCGGGCGCAGACGGTCTTCGAGCTAGAGCGTTTGCAGGACTCGGTGCCATCAATCCCTGTGGAGCGTGTCCTCAAGGTGATCGAGGAGGAGTTCGGCGCCCATCCTGACGAGCTATTCGTCGAATTCGACAGGAACCCGCTGGCCTCGGCATCGATAGCGCAGGTCCACCGCGCGAAGCTCGCGCACCCCGCACGCACGACCGGCGGCAAGGAGTTACCGGCTGGGACCGACATCGTCGTCAAGGTCGTCAAGCCCGGCATCGAAGACGTCATCGAAGCCGACCTGGCATTCGCGCGCCGAATCGCGGAGGTGGTCTCCAAAGCTGGACTCAGCCGGCGGATCGATCTCGTCGGCACCTTGGACGAGTTCGGGGACTCCCTCAGGAGCGAGATCGACCTTCGCAACGAGGGTCGGGTCGCGGATCGCTTCGGCTTTGATTTCCGTGAGGATCCGCTCGTGGTGGTGCCTGGGATGGTCTGGTCGCGCTCGACCCGTCGGGTTCTCACAATGGAGTTCGTCGAGGGCTGGCGCCTCACCGATCTCACCGAGGCGGAGCGCACTGGTGTCGACGCCTACGGCCTGGCATTGCACGGTGCCGAGGTATTCATGCGCCAAGTCCTCGTGTTGGGTAGGTTCCATGCGGACCTGCATCCAGCCAACCTGTTCGTAACCCCTGACTCGCGCATCTGCTATCTGGACTTCGGTATCGTGGGGCGGACAGAGCCAGCGCAACGCATCGCGATAGCCCAGGTG
This window contains:
- a CDS encoding AarF/UbiB family protein — translated: MPGRGFQIASVFIRRGLLAALSSGFGLLGTEKRRTSFARQMRMACEELGPTFIKLGQLASVRPDIFRAQTVFELERLQDSVPSIPVERVLKVIEEEFGAHPDELFVEFDRNPLASASIAQVHRAKLAHPARTTGGKELPAGTDIVVKVVKPGIEDVIEADLAFARRIAEVVSKAGLSRRIDLVGTLDEFGDSLRSEIDLRNEGRVADRFGFDFREDPLVVVPGMVWSRSTRRVLTMEFVEGWRLTDLTEAERTGVDAYGLALHGAEVFMRQVLVLGRFHADLHPANLFVTPDSRICYLDFGIVGRTEPAQRIAIAQVLAATVYGDADRAIRYSGELGLHIPKDKRAIVRDRVAELMGKTIGRKGNSDIRGFAVGFLSILGEFEIKIPAGYGLLVKALVTVDGVSRSIYPDIDIAKAARPYATRLIAQEMLRPARIYQKVPDVMRSVIRVIAE